The following coding sequences are from one Bacteroidales bacterium window:
- a CDS encoding glycosyl hydrolase, with product MKKLKLILFASLILFGISCKKLNTNNNDKLETKVDSILALMTLDEKIGQLNLIAGNMDQTGPNINREYEKDIKDGRVGAILNVYGVEQVRKLQELAINNTRLRIPLLFGYDVIHGFKTIFPIPLAEACSWDIELIEKTARLSAEEACAAGLNWTFSPMVDIARDPRWGRVAEGSGEDSYLASLIAKARVIGYQGEKLNDPFTIAACVKHFAAYGAPIAGRDYNTVDMSDRVLRETYLPPYKAAIETGAATVMSSFNELDGVPSTGNKYLLTQILRNEWEFKGFVVSDWTSINEMVNHGYAADEKQAGELALNAGLDMDMQGAVYFNYLKKSLDEGKVSVEQINESVRRILKLKYNLGLFANPYLYLDNNREKEVTYSKRHLDHALLSAKESIVLLKNTDYKGYKLLPLGKSVKRIALIGPLADNKKDMLGTWNAQGDKNKVTTIIEGLKSKYPEAIIEFTKGADFEGKDKSGFNLAKSLANKSDIVICAIGESREQSGEAASRSDIGLPCGQQELIEELVKTGKPIIAIVMAGRPLTIEWLSKNVNAILFTGHLGTRAGDAVAEVLSGDYNPSAKLVMTFPRSIGQVPIFYCAKNTGRPFNATNSYTSKYLDISNEPLYPFGYGLSYTSFEYSNLRLSKPIIKNSEPLTVTFTLKNTGKYDGEEVAQFYIRDLVGSVTRPVKELKGFKKVFLKSGEQKEFSFSITENDLRFYNSSMKFLAEPGQFKVLVGGNSMDLIEGDFKF from the coding sequence ATGAAAAAACTAAAACTTATCCTGTTTGCTAGTTTGATTTTGTTCGGTATATCGTGTAAAAAACTGAATACCAATAATAATGATAAACTTGAAACCAAGGTCGATTCGATTCTTGCACTAATGACTTTAGATGAAAAAATTGGTCAACTCAATTTGATTGCTGGCAATATGGATCAAACAGGGCCAAATATTAATAGAGAATACGAAAAAGATATTAAAGATGGACGGGTTGGTGCAATTCTAAACGTCTATGGAGTTGAACAAGTTAGAAAACTACAAGAATTAGCAATTAACAACACCCGTTTAAGAATACCCTTGCTATTCGGTTACGATGTTATTCATGGATTTAAAACTATTTTTCCTATTCCTTTGGCTGAAGCCTGTAGCTGGGATATTGAACTTATCGAAAAAACAGCCAGATTATCCGCAGAAGAAGCATGTGCCGCTGGTTTAAATTGGACTTTTAGCCCAATGGTTGATATTGCACGTGATCCACGCTGGGGACGAGTTGCTGAAGGATCTGGAGAGGATAGCTACCTTGCTTCTCTGATTGCTAAAGCAAGAGTAATTGGCTACCAAGGGGAAAAACTGAACGATCCTTTTACTATAGCAGCCTGCGTTAAACACTTTGCAGCCTACGGTGCACCTATTGCAGGTAGAGATTACAATACTGTAGACATGTCGGATAGGGTGCTACGTGAAACCTATCTCCCACCCTACAAAGCAGCAATTGAAACTGGAGCTGCAACAGTAATGAGCTCTTTTAATGAACTGGATGGAGTGCCAAGCACTGGAAACAAATATCTGCTAACTCAAATATTAAGAAACGAATGGGAATTCAAAGGATTTGTTGTTTCTGATTGGACATCAATAAATGAGATGGTAAACCATGGTTATGCAGCAGACGAAAAACAAGCAGGAGAATTAGCTTTGAATGCTGGGTTAGATATGGATATGCAAGGTGCCGTTTACTTCAATTATTTAAAAAAATCCCTCGATGAGGGTAAAGTATCTGTAGAGCAAATTAATGAATCGGTACGAAGAATCCTGAAACTTAAATATAATCTGGGATTATTTGCAAATCCGTATCTCTATCTCGACAATAACCGTGAGAAAGAGGTTACCTATTCGAAACGGCATTTGGATCATGCGTTATTATCAGCAAAAGAATCTATTGTTTTACTTAAAAACACCGATTATAAAGGATATAAATTACTTCCTCTGGGTAAATCAGTAAAAAGAATAGCCCTTATAGGTCCACTAGCTGATAATAAGAAAGATATGTTGGGCACATGGAATGCCCAAGGCGACAAAAATAAAGTAACTACTATAATTGAAGGGTTAAAGAGTAAATACCCCGAAGCAATTATAGAGTTTACAAAAGGTGCTGATTTTGAAGGGAAAGATAAATCAGGGTTTAACTTAGCAAAATCACTTGCAAATAAATCAGATATTGTAATCTGTGCTATAGGAGAAAGTCGTGAACAAAGTGGTGAAGCAGCAAGTCGTTCTGATATTGGCTTACCTTGCGGTCAACAGGAATTGATTGAAGAACTAGTGAAAACAGGAAAACCAATAATTGCAATAGTTATGGCAGGAAGGCCTTTAACTATTGAATGGCTATCAAAGAATGTAAACGCAATTCTTTTTACAGGGCATTTAGGAACGAGAGCAGGTGATGCAGTTGCAGAAGTTTTGAGTGGTGATTATAACCCTTCGGCAAAATTAGTAATGACATTTCCACGAAGTATTGGTCAAGTGCCTATTTTTTATTGTGCTAAAAATACTGGAAGGCCTTTCAATGCAACCAATTCATACACTAGTAAATATTTAGATATTTCAAATGAACCACTCTATCCATTTGGTTACGGTTTGAGTTACACCTCTTTTGAATATTCAAACTTAAGATTGAGTAAACCAATCATTAAAAATTCTGAACCTTTAACAGTAACTTTTACTCTGAAAAATACTGGAAAATATGATGGTGAGGAGGTTGCTCAATTCTATATCAGGGATCTGGTGGGTAGTGTAACTCGCCCTGTTAAAGAGCTTAAGGGGTTTAAAAAAGTATTCCTGAAATCAGGCGAGCAAAAAGAATTCTCTTTTTCAATAACCGAAAATGATTTAAGGTTTTACAATTCAAGTATGAAATTCCTTGCTGAACCAGGACAATTTAAAGTTCTTGTTGGTGGTAATTCAATGGATTTGATCGAAGGAGATTTTAAATTTTAA